The Pseudomonas baetica genome includes a region encoding these proteins:
- a CDS encoding NAD(P)/FAD-dependent oxidoreductase, with protein MRSTEVVIIGAGAAGLMCALTAAGRGRQVLLLDHANKAGKKILMSGGGRCNFTNMYTEPGNFLSQNPHFCKSALARYTQWDFIGMVGKHAVPYHEKKLGQLFCDNKSSDILEMLLTECDQVGVELHLDTSIQTIEKVESGYLLDTTLGQIQCQSLVIATGGLSIPTLGATGFGYQVARQFGHELLPTRAGLVPFTITDQLKELCTELSGTSVDCLVSCNDQSFRENILFTHRGLSGPAILQISSFWESGDTVEINLLPDHDAAAWLQQQVAERPNSELKTLLGEIFTKKMANLLADNWFVSKPMKQYTHAELAEIADKLGSWKVVPAGTEGYRTAEVTLGGVDTREVSSKTMESLKSPGLYFIGEVLDVTGHLGGFNFQWAWASGYAAAQYA; from the coding sequence TTGCGCTCTACCGAAGTCGTGATCATTGGCGCTGGCGCCGCAGGGTTGATGTGTGCACTGACCGCCGCCGGGCGTGGGCGTCAGGTGTTGCTGCTCGACCACGCGAACAAGGCCGGCAAGAAAATCCTGATGTCGGGCGGTGGCCGCTGCAATTTCACCAACATGTACACCGAACCGGGCAATTTCCTCTCGCAGAACCCGCACTTCTGCAAATCCGCACTGGCGCGTTACACCCAGTGGGATTTCATCGGCATGGTCGGCAAACACGCCGTGCCGTACCACGAGAAGAAACTCGGTCAGTTGTTCTGCGATAACAAATCCAGCGATATCCTCGAAATGCTCCTCACCGAGTGCGATCAAGTTGGCGTCGAACTGCACCTCGACACCTCGATCCAGACGATCGAGAAAGTCGAGAGCGGTTACCTGCTCGACACCACCCTCGGCCAGATCCAGTGCCAGTCGCTGGTGATCGCTACCGGCGGTCTATCGATCCCGACGCTGGGCGCTACCGGCTTCGGTTATCAGGTGGCAAGACAGTTCGGCCACGAGTTGCTGCCGACTCGCGCCGGTCTGGTGCCGTTCACCATCACCGATCAGCTCAAGGAACTGTGCACCGAGCTGTCCGGCACGTCGGTGGATTGTCTGGTCAGCTGCAACGATCAGAGCTTTCGCGAGAATATTCTGTTCACTCACCGTGGCCTCAGTGGCCCGGCGATTTTGCAGATTTCCTCGTTCTGGGAGTCCGGCGACACCGTCGAGATCAACCTGCTGCCGGATCACGACGCCGCCGCATGGCTGCAACAGCAAGTGGCCGAGCGCCCGAACAGCGAGCTGAAAACCCTGCTCGGTGAAATCTTCACCAAGAAGATGGCCAATCTGCTGGCAGACAACTGGTTCGTGTCCAAACCGATGAAGCAGTACACCCATGCGGAACTGGCGGAGATCGCTGACAAGCTGGGCAGCTGGAAAGTCGTGCCGGCCGGCACTGAAGGCTATCGCACTGCCGAGGTAACACTCGGTGGCGTCGATACCCGCGAAGTGTCGTCCAAGACCATGGAATCGCTGAAAAGCCCGGGCCTGTACTTCATCGGCGAA
- the dbpA gene encoding ATP-dependent RNA helicase DbpA has protein sequence MLANLESLGYAQMTPIQAQSLPVILKGMDLIAQAKTGSGKTAAFGIGLLNPINPRYFGCQALVICPTRELADQVAKEVRRLARAEDNIKVLTLCGGVSFGPQIASLEHGAHIIVGTPGRIQQHLRKGSLVLDGLNTLILDEADRMLDMGFYDAIEDIIVKTPERRQTLLFSATYPVGIKQLASKFMRDPQTVKAEAFHDDTQIEQRFYEISPEDRMSAVTKVLHHFRPASCVAFCFTKQQVQETVDHLTAKGISAVGLHGDLEQRDRDQVLAMFANRSTSVLVATDVAARGLDIDALDMVINVELARDSEIHIHRVGRTGRAGEKGIAISLVAPGEAHRAQAIEQLQKSPLNWDQVDNLKSQGLAPLQPPMTTLCIGAGRKDKVRPGDILGALTGDAGIPGAQVGKIAIFDFQAYVAVERTVAMQALQRLNDGKIKGRSLRVRIL, from the coding sequence ATGCTGGCTAACCTCGAATCCCTCGGTTATGCCCAGATGACGCCGATCCAGGCGCAGAGCTTGCCGGTGATCCTCAAAGGGATGGACCTGATCGCCCAGGCCAAGACCGGCAGCGGCAAAACCGCTGCATTCGGCATCGGCCTGCTCAACCCGATCAACCCGCGCTATTTCGGTTGCCAGGCACTGGTGATCTGCCCGACGCGTGAGCTGGCCGACCAGGTCGCCAAGGAAGTCCGTCGTCTGGCCCGTGCCGAAGACAACATCAAGGTCCTGACCCTGTGCGGCGGCGTGTCGTTTGGCCCGCAGATCGCTTCGCTGGAACACGGCGCACACATCATCGTTGGTACTCCTGGCCGCATCCAGCAGCACCTGCGCAAGGGTTCGCTGGTGCTTGATGGCCTGAACACGCTGATCCTCGACGAAGCTGACCGCATGCTCGACATGGGTTTCTACGACGCCATCGAAGACATCATCGTCAAGACCCCGGAGCGTCGTCAGACCCTGCTGTTTTCCGCCACTTACCCGGTGGGCATCAAGCAACTGGCCTCGAAATTCATGCGTGATCCGCAAACGGTCAAGGCCGAAGCGTTCCACGATGACACGCAGATCGAGCAGCGTTTCTACGAGATTTCCCCGGAAGACCGCATGAGCGCAGTGACCAAAGTCCTGCACCACTTCCGCCCGGCGTCCTGCGTGGCGTTCTGCTTCACCAAGCAGCAAGTGCAGGAAACCGTCGATCACCTGACCGCCAAAGGCATCTCCGCCGTCGGCCTGCACGGCGATCTGGAACAGCGTGACCGCGATCAGGTGCTGGCGATGTTCGCCAACCGCAGTACTTCGGTACTGGTCGCCACCGACGTCGCCGCCCGTGGTCTGGACATCGATGCGCTGGACATGGTGATCAACGTCGAACTGGCCCGCGATTCGGAAATCCACATTCACCGCGTCGGTCGTACCGGTCGTGCCGGCGAGAAAGGCATTGCCATCAGCCTCGTTGCACCGGGCGAAGCACACCGCGCGCAGGCCATCGAACAACTGCAGAAATCGCCGCTGAACTGGGATCAGGTCGACAACCTCAAGTCCCAGGGGCTCGCCCCGCTGCAGCCGCCGATGACCACCCTGTGCATTGGCGCTGGCCGTAAAGACAAAGTACGTCCGGGCGACATTCTCGGCGCACTGACTGGCGACGCCGGCATTCCGGGTGCTCAGGTCGGCAAGATCGCGATCTTCGATTTCCAGGCGTATGTGGCGGTTGAACGCACCGTGGCCATGCAGGCCCTGCAGCGCCTGAACGACGGCAAGATCAAGGGCCGTTCGTTGCGCGTGCGTATCTTGTAA